CAGTGCCACTGTCCCCTATTGCACAACTAGGAATCACCTTGGCGCAGTCCAACACACAACCTACCATGAAACATGACATATACTTGATTAACATGTTCAGAAAGGCGCGCATCCGTGTCCCAGGGGGGCTTCGGAAGCAGAGAGAAACTGCTATTATCATCATCATAAGTTCCCATATCTGAAGGGTCCTCAGGAAGAGATACAGCCCATCCTTAGATGTCCCTTTTAAAGATTGTTATTCAGGAGCTTTTATAGTCTGACTGGGTGGTGGGGGGAACCAACCCAAACAATCTGAAGACTAAGAAAGTGTCttttaactactttttttttttttttaaataaagatctGGAGTTAACCCCAAATCTTGGTATTCTGTCAGAAACTCATATTCTGGTTTTCCAGGTTTACACAGTGAtagccttcccctccccccccaccccaaccaaAAAATCTACTGGTAAGCACATAAGCAAGAGCAGTACGGATTCAGAATGACTACATGGACTACTTCTGGCAAAAGCTGGATTTTTACAGCATTTGCTTTGCAACATTTACAAGAATTAATTGCTCACTTGAATGTTTACAGAAGCTCCTCACGTGCCATTGTAGGCAAACCACAACTTCACATTTATGCAACATCAAAATACTTGGTACGTGCCTGTGTCTTTTACAGGTCATGCAATCAATTCCACTCCTTAAGTACTTCAAGGGCTTTTAAGTATGTTggatattttccttcttcagtgcTTGGCTAAACTGGGAATGTTTACTAATTTCAgttcttctttttaaactaaGTCCCTCCAGATTCCCAATCACTTCTTACTCAGAAAGTTCCTTCCTAAACTGAGCTTCTTCTCAGCACAAGTTAACGGTGTTGCTAGAAAGTCATCATACTTAGCCCTCCCTCTTAGTCATCTTTATTgttttggggcagggagggaaggggactACCTGGTCCTTGAACAGGGTGTGTTCCTCATGATTATTTTAAGCAGACTTACGCTCAGGCTGCCACCAGACAAAAGCCCTGGGTTCTGCAACCTGGTTCCCAGATACAATTTCCTGCCCACATCTTCCCTTGCAGCTCCTGGACAGAAGGTGCGTGGCACTGGGGAAGAGAGACAGCCAAATCCATTTCAGAGATGTCAGTCCAGTGCAGCTTCTGCTCTAGATCCCTGTGTGGTTGCAGGGACTGCTACTGTTGCAGCTACCTTCTCTTATCTTGATGTGGAATAATgataaaactgaaacacaaattttgttttcctactCCTTTCACCCTGTTTTTATCACTGACATCAGTGTTTAATTTTACTGCGGCCCTCCAAAAGATTGTCCCATTTCTGCTAGATCTCGAACGTTTAAATGAAAGACACTATATCCCCATTCTTTACTGTCCAAGGTAGACACCAATGCagcattagaaaacaaaaatttaaaatatgttctacAAGCATATGAACCTTCTCATTTGGGTCTTGGGAAGTGCAGAATTGTTTCAAACTGCCAACATCTCCACTGAACATCTTCTGAGATCACAGCTTTTGTTGAAACTTCACTTGAGTTtcaaccacaaaaaaagaacaggttGTGTTAGCCCAAGCCTGCCTTATGTCACTAAGGTTAATCCTCCACTTCAGCTCCCTGCTGTGCAGGCTCGGAGAGGTGTGCTTCAGAACTGGCCCCTCAGGAAtcctccagactgaacaaacaCGCTGGCATCAGTTGTACAAAAGTATGCATCCACACACATGCCAGTGTTGGTATTTTCTGAACTGCCTTTTATCCAGACAGGTCTCTCTCCATTCTTTTCCCCTCATGTTTCATTAGATCAGTTACATATTTTGCTTTAGCCTGGctgcaaattctgttttgacCAAATACATCTTTAGACACTCCCTATTCCACTTTAGTTATACACCCTCTGACCTAGCCCTCATGGTGTAGTCACAGTAAGAAACTATTTCCTGCCCCTCCAACCTGTTGAGATATTTTTAGCTGAAATTGAATGTGCATACCTGTGGCAGGTGAGGCACCAGTAAGAATGTGGGTGTGGTGAAACCTTTGCTTTTCTAGTGCAAAATGTTTCTATGGCTTGTCATTCAAAATCAAAGGAGGTGGCCAGTTGTCTAGGAGTCACTCCTTTCTAGGAGGCTCTGCACCTTTTTACAAGGAGCAGCTCTACTTCTGTTATTCTTGCAACTGCAGAGGAAGGATAGAGAATCTTTGATCCCATCAAAGCACAAGACAGATCCCTCTTCTGTTGCAGCCTTCCACACAGGAAAGAACAGAGATGCTAGAGACTCCACCAATGTATTAAAGAAAGCCTCATACTACTACTGAAAGGAATGACCCTGCCCTACCTCCTCCAGCAGTAACATTGCTCTTCACATCACTTTACAAGATTGGTTCAAGACAGACTCTGCATGTCACCTGTTACATAGCTAGGAATAACACTTAAAAGGTTTTCCAGAGACTCAGGAGCCTCAGAGGGATTTAATCTTCATTTGCTGATAGCGGGATCAACCCTGTCCTGCTTGTGAAAGATAAGAAATTGCGTTAAACATCCAGCAATACAGAAAACCAGTCAGGAAGAGTTCCCTTGCTCCATGGGGAACGACCACTTGCATCTCCACCCATTGCTCACTCATTTTATTCCTCTCTGGTGCATTCTAGGTCTGTTCCTTCTCACCTGTGGGGATCCCTACCAAAGGGTCCTGCAAAATTAACATTCTCACTACTGGACTTCTGCCTGTCTCCCTGCACTAGGGCCCACAGAAGGCACACACAGTCTTCCTGCTTTCTAAGAATGCTCTTAGCAGTCAACATACCCAAGATCTGTACCTTTACTTGTCTGCCACTGATCCTAGACTGCTTTAGAGCTATCAGACTTGGAAGGTATGTGGGAGACTTGAGTAAATCGCtacaaagaaaagacaaagtaAGAACATCGGCACTCTTCTCACACCAGAGAGTATGCTTGTTCTTTGTGAAGACAACAGagctgttttaaataaaaagaaaaaacatgtcCCCTTTGTTTTAAACATAGTGTGTTTTTTGTAATTTTGCAAAATGTGCTGCCCCAAAGAAAAGTATAAAAGCATTCTGACTAGCACACATGTGTATATTAATGTTGAAACTTTGAAGTAAGCATTGTGCTCATTTTGACTAAAGCAGTAGTTTCTGCTTTCCATTTAGATCTAAAGAATCTTTTAGACCTTTTTTCATGTAGCATAAAATCCAGTTTATGAGTGGTTCTaacagacatttatttttcatgttgaaTAATCACGAGGGAGCTTCTCACCCTTCTCTGCCACCAGCAGAAATGTCCAGTGTGAATGTTTTTATTGCCAATGGGAACCACCACTAACCTTCTGCTTTGATATGAAGAGAAGTATGTTTATCCCATTCTTGCAAGAGGCTACTTATACAGCACTGAACTCTGCCcaagacagagaaataaataggGAAACACAGAAAGAGCCTCTACAGTGCCTGTTTCTCTTCACCACTCGGCTCGTGAGCCGCTTTCCTACATAAATACCACCCTCTTGTGTTGGTTTGTAAGTACTACAAGAATcagccaccaaaaaaacccatcccAAACTCCAGACCTCTCCTTGATCTTGCCAATCATTACAGATTCTGGATCGAATGCCAGGCGCTGAATAACCTGTTTCGGCAGGACTAGGCTATCTCTGTGCTAGGCCTCTCTTCAGCTGACACATCTAAGGTATTGGTGTCACACATGAATCGCTAAGACTGACCTAAGAAGACCTTCTGGCAGAGCCAATATTCAAGATGAGCAGAACAGGTCAGTGATaagacaaggaaaaacaaatagctttaaaattaagcaaatatATTTGGAGTTCTCCATGTCACATGTCCTTCTCCTAAGGCAAGGGCATCACAGTTGTGCTGTGGAAactcagttttttcttttaactttttcctctctctaaCAGACCTATCTGACCCCAGATGCACTCAGTGAGTCTGAGTTGAGACAGGCTGCCGCAGTGGGAAAGCTACACCCAAGATGCACCTCTTTGTGAATGACCAGGGCCAGACCACAGCTGCTTTCAGGTCTGGAGCTGATGGTCTGCTGGCTCTGAAAGGAAGACTGGTCCCATGGTACCACAATGGGCCAAGCTCAGACTGTAACTGGTGAAGCAGAAGAGAGGAAGTTGTTTCCAGGTGGACTGCCCAATTTCACAATAAgtagttctgaaaaaaaaatccactggaGATGGCTTGGTAGACTGTTTTTGCTGAGTTCACGTAGccataaagataaaaataaaagtctgtCCAAATACTGAACTAGaaggctttccttttcttctttttcccaccTGCCACCTTATTCCTGACACCAATAGCCTCTTCTGtgtcatcatcatcaccattCCGAGATCGcttcttttctccctgctccCGCAGCTCCTGCAATACAATCAAGAGATTGACCAAGAGGTCTGGCACCTGAAGAAATTCAGACTACAAAGACTAGAGGGACAAAAAGCCAGCACCCACCATCCGAGCAAATCTCTGGGCCTCAGCTACACGCTCTGTCAGCATCATAACTTCCTCCTCTTGCATGGGGAATGCTGGCAGCTTCTTGCCAATCAGGTGTTCAATGCGCTGGAACAACTCTACATCGTACCTGAGGAAAGACAAGACACCAGCTTGAATCAGCCCTCCTGCAACTGCTTCAGCTATCACCACCCACAGACATCACCCCTTACCTCCAGCACACAGATATTGTTAGCTTGTGCTGATGGTCTCGCAAGCAACTCTTAACTGGATGCAAATGATGCCATCATTTGGGATGGCTTCACTGACTTATTCAGCTTATCTCTGTTCAGAAGTATTtagcaaagacttttttttagacaaatatttcagtatataTCAAAAACCACACTTACTTAACCTacattatataaaaatgtatgtatatTATACAAGCAAGTTATAAACAGTTAGTTCTGCTCATTACATGCCTGCTTCTAGAATTTATCCTGGaccttttccctccccaccccatgcTTTGAATTCTCTCCCATTTAACTAAATAAATCCAACTGGCACCTCGGAATgaaaagtagtattttcttCTCACCCAGAATAAGGtcagatgttttctgttctgaacTACAGCTGGGAAAAATAAGTCTGCCACATTAACACTTACTGTGTGACAAAGGTGATAGATTTGCCAGATCTCCCAGCTCGAGCTGTTCTCCCAACACGATGAATGTAATcctgaaaggaattttttttgatATGCAATGAGATGTGTGTGCCAAACACAGAACAGAAGTTATGGGAAATCAGCCCATATAATTGTTCTTtaggaaagaacaagaaaattgGGAGAAAATACATCCAGGATTAAATACTTGGACCTATGCATAGCATTAGGATTTGAGAAGATGCTGGCTTGTGGAAGCATATCTTTGGTTTTAACATTTCAATTCTTCTCTTTCTAAAGGAAAAGACCACCTCCAATTATTTAATGCTGCAGGACAAAAGTTGTGATACATCACTGCTAATCAACTATCACTGCCTTGAAAAGCTAATATTTGAAGTGGGCCAATGCCTGCATTTTCAGTCTTGGGATCTTGTGCTCTACACAGTGTCTTCCAGACAAGCTTTCTGGCAAGTAGATTTAAATTTGGCAAGCACAGTGAAGGGGAGAACGAAAGAAGCATCTGATCTATTGAGTGTCTTCTGTTTATACGGTTCTAGGCTGTTTTCCAGGTTACATACTGCattatggaaattaaaatactgcCTTCTCCATGAAGGGTATGTGGAGAAAGGAAACATCATGAGAAAGGACGTGTTCTGTGACATGGTGAGATGAGAGGGAGGGGCACAGAAACTGTAATGATGTCACTCAAGCTGCTGCCTCcaccagtatttttttaaacttttgtcCTTTTACAACGTCAAAAGCAGTGTCTTCAAAAGAATCACCGtactttcttctgtttgcaaTGTGTAGTATCTTTGATCACTGTAAGGAAGAATAGCAATTCCTGAAATGCATGTTAACAGTATGCTTTTTGAAACTAGGTTGGGAAACAAAGCCACACCCGTAAGATAATACTATACTTTCTATAAGGTAGAAAGTTAGCAACtcacttttttccagtttgctgTACTTTTGTGATATGAAGGTGAAACATATTAAAGATACCTTTCTTGGTCAAATCCTCATTGAACATAATGGGAGAATTTTtacttatctttttttaaatagtttaaaatgtGAGGGCAGACCTGGATGACAGGAACAGAGATGACTACCTGAAACTAGTCGTGtgttaaaactattttcaaagTCTAGAAGCACTTTAATGTAATACGGCAAAACACAAACTCTGAGCAGAAATACAGAGGCATGGAACTCCCCTCACTTCCCCTCTTCACTTATGGGATCAGTTCTACAATCCGGACGAGGGCACCCAACCAAACTGAGATACCAACTCAGTTGCAGAGGCTGAACTACATCTTTTAATCTACAGAAGCGTGAACTAGTCTTCCAGTCAGCAGAACAGAGAGGAGGTGTCTTTGTTCCTTTGTCTAGCTTGACTATGCCTCCTGGAGAGCTCTCAGCTGGGACACAGACTAGCTTACCTTAGAGTGCGTAGGAATATCAAAGTTTAtcaccacatctacatgtggAATGTCCAGACCTCTGCTTGCAACATCAGTAGCCAGCAGAATAGAACGTGCCTTTGCCTTGAACTTGTTCAGAGAGCCCAACCGCTTATTCTGGAAGAGAGGAGGTCAAAAAGGGAGTGAGAGAATAATGCTTATTCTGGTTAATATGCTCTTGTTGAAATACTGGTACAGAAGAATTGGGGGAAAAATACTCAGAAATCTCACTTCTCTAGTCTATTTTTTAACTATTACAGAATCAGTGGCAGCATTTACATTAGTTAAATTTCTAGGGATCAGTCCAGTCCAGTATCTGTGAAACACTGCTTCTGCAAGGTAGTTGTGACTCAGTATGGTGCAGCCCACTTCCCAAGTGACAGGTCTCTTGTCTACTCCATTCTGTGGGGTGTGCCCATACCTGACTCATCTGTCCATGGAGAGGAATGGCAGTGAACCCCAGGTTGCGCAGCAGTAGAGCGGTCCTCTGAGTATTGTTACACGTACTACAGAATATCATGAAAGAGTTTCCAGCTAGTTCATTCAAGATATAAACCAGGTAGCTGTCCTGTAAAGAAACATGCAGAGACGGGGGGAGGGTAAAAAACCAAGATAATCACATATGCCACATTAAAGAGTAAGTATAAGCCAGAGAAGATGACGAGATATTGGGCAGATGTGGGAACAGCATGACTAGACACAACcagaagagggaagaaacagaagtggCATTACCTTGAATTTGGAGGGGATGAAAATATAGTACTGCTGTAGTTTTTCAACTGTCTGATATTTGGAAGAAACAGCACATTTAACAGGATTCTTCAGAGCAGCACGCTGGAGTTTTTGAACCTGGGAACATCAATGTAAGTTACTAATACATGGACAAAGATCTTGTCAGAAACCTGTATCATAGTCTAGCCAACAATATAGCCTCATAGGAGGATAACTAAAGCAGAGTACTCTGCTCTCACCTTCTTGGTCATGGTAGCAGAAAACAGGAATGTCTTCCGGTCTCGAGGAATCACTTTTAATATCTTATCCACCtgtaaaaatagaaaggaaatggaaatgctgaataCAAAAGCAATCAAGATATAAGCCTCCTCCAAATATAATGATCATCCAAATGAAGAGTAATGCATGTGTGCAACCTAGACTCACAGTAGGAACAAATTTCCCTTCTTCTAAAGGGAGAGTGGAGGCTGATAGCTTGTTGACAATTAGGCAGTGTGAACTCcagaaatgaaacagcagaGCAAATATCAGGCAATATTCCTGCAGGAACGTGCATGTGATTGTGTTCTACAGGAACTGTGTCAGTATCAGGCACTCCAGAGAAACCAGTTAATTTCGGAGGCAAAATGCTTCCTACTGTCTTGCTAGTGCTCTGCAGAACTCAGCAGAGTTCTACTCCCACCACAGACTTCTGTGCAATTATTAGATCTTAGTTACAATTTGCTATTAATTTCTACAGAACAGCTCAGTTTTTACTGTGTGACTGTATGAAGTGATTTTAAAGGTACTTATCTAGTGTGCTAACCTCTTCTTTTAGCAGATTCCTACCTCTGTTTCAAAATCCATGTTAAGGATCCGGTCAGCCTCATCCATCACTAGGAACTTCAGAGCTCGTAAGTTGAAGCCCTTTGTGTTCTCCAGATGATCAACTAGACGGCCAGGGGTTGCTATCAAGAAAATCACAAGAGCAAATTTagaatgaaagcaaaggaaaagatcCAAAGATGCAAGAGAATCATCCATTacagaaatggaattttctCCAAGAGAAGTAAAGGCAGGTTGCTTTGTGGGAAGGATTCTTTCACAGGACATCTTCAAAGAGTTTTGAAATAAGACTAACAGAGCCAGACTCTCTGAAGAATGCCcaccttccccccctcccccttaaaaaaaaaaaaaaaaggcaaaacagaacaGACTGTAGATGAGCTGTACTGAGAAGAACAAGACCAGCATTTTGAATACTTGAGGAGAATGAAAAACCAAGCCAAAGGCATTCTAGCAGGAATGCTTTGGAATGAGCTTGTAGCAGCAAGGCTACTGGTATATACTTCAGAAACACTAACAAGCCAGTAGTCAGACCTCAGGACGAAAACAAATGAAGGATGTACTTTCACTTCTTCACATGCACAAAACTTTTTGGCACTCTCTCTTTGGGCAAATGCAGTTTGATAATATTCATACCCCATACCCCAGTGCATTAACTTACCAATTATAACATGAGGTTTCTTGGCTAAGGCCAGAGATTGAGACATCGTATCAATTCCACCCACTATAACCGCTGCAGGACAAACACAATATAGTGAGTCTCTCAGCGTAGCACCAGTCAGCCCCTGGCACCACAGTGTTTCCTCCTACTCCCTGCCACCCACAACAATTCTGTACAAATGAAGGGCTACTTATCTTTATGAGAATTCACTTTATTTTAGCACACCTGACCCTCCCAGGCCTCTTAAGGCATACCATTAAGTCCTTGCTGGCTAcgagtattttattttcacagctgaagCGCTACAGGGAGAATCTACTCATTTCAGCTTAACTCAGCTGCAAAAATCCAGGAATTCTAAAAATACCCACAAAGCTTTTATGTTTGTAGAGAATATCTGAAGAACCAACAGAGACAGTCTGAAGGAAAGATTAAACTACATCACACTACAGAGCGGAGCTCTATGCAATTTCACTGGACACAAACTTACTAATAAGAAGATTCTCTCCTACTTCTATCTTTTACTGTTTGGACATAAAATGCAGAAGAGCTGCAGCCTACTCCATGAGAAAAGACCATACAGTCTTTCTTTCCCAAACCTGATACCAGATCTATGTCTTCCAGTGTCACAAGCTTTTCTCACCTTTTGTTCAGTCCTCCATACAAATACTCTCTACTTTATCCCTTGCAATCTAGAGCTGACAAACCAGTCTCCAGGAAAACTGCTCCAGTATCACAAAGCCACTTACTAGTGTGGACACCGATGGAGGATCCAAGAGCTTCAAACTGCTCTGAGATTTGGAAGGCCAGCTCCCTTGTTGGTGTGAGGACAAGAGCAAATAATCGCTGAGGCGTATCCAGCAGTGCTTGAAGAATTGGCAAAGCAAAAGCTCCAGTTTTTCCAGAGCCAGTTTCTGCAAGTCCAATGATATCTCTGCCTACAAGAAGTAGCAAGGAGGGCAAAACCTGTTACCAATCTAGACCAGAGAAAGAAGCCCTTAAAGCACAAGAAGGatagaaaaaaaggagacacaCAAAGggtaaaaaagaacaaagggCCAAAACAAAGACTTTCAGAACatctctgcagcatttttaagTGTGTTACTTCATTTGTACAATAACTACAGTCTCAATCCTTTACATTCTCTAGTTAAAATTCTGCCAAAATACAGGTTTTCATACAAACTTCAGGTTCAAAAAAAGCTTTACTCTATTATTTCTCATATCTGTCAGTTTACAGCCTATTGCTTCTATCCAGGTGTATTCTAGACCAACTGTTGTCCGTTTACCAGCTTACAAGGAAATAAAGTCCAGTGATTGAGGCTTAGGTCATACGAACTACAAGACCACAGCACTACCAAATTCACATTTCACAAGCCACAACCAATTTTGTGCCATTGATTAAGCGAGTAATCTAAACCGGTCTGCAGCAGGAAGCATTAGGACAAGAAGTCTTTTGACCCCAAACAGTGTAGACAACAGGGTAGAATTAGTCAGTAGTAGAATCCATTCTGACCTTCTAAACTCCTACAGTTGAGAAGAAAATGCTGCCAATAGGCCTTAAAGTGGAGATAACTTCTCAGGAATGCAATcttacttttggttttttttccaagagaatCTTATATGTGGGGTAAGAGACTGACAACAGTTAAATGACAGGACGGAGTAGACACTGAAGGTTTATTCCCATTCTGTCACCACATTGTTCTGTTCCTCTTTCACAGTGGGTTGgaattttgtttgggtttctttttggttttttttttttttttttacaaaaacccaaccaaataTTCTAGGGGTAGAAAGGTTTGATGAattcagtaatttattttcctttagttCCAGGATGTTTAGAAAAAGTCACTGTAGTTTGACTATTACTCACTccagaaatttaatttcaaagaatTGCCTGCTCACAGCAAAGAAGATTATACAAGTCATGTAATCAGTCAACTTCAGACACACACTGTAGGTCTCTACCACAAAAGGCAAAGTCCTAAATCTATCAGAAGTTTCCTGTGTATCCTTgagtatttcagaaagaaagtgGTTGATGCTGAGTAGCGGCTCAAATGATTGACAGTCATTCTACTTAACGTGGACTGTCAGAACTATGCAACAGTAGTGAACACTCCAGAACCCATGTTTGTACAGATTTGAAAGCTTGCAGTTGCAGGCAGTGTTACAGgataaattcatattttaagGTCCACCTGGGAAGGCCACAAGAATAAACAGAGAGACTACTTCTAGACAGAGATCTTCAATGATGAAGTGAGAACACTCTCACCCCTGCCACTTACTTTTCACTCAGTAAAATTCATTCACATAGAGCTCCTGGGGTATCCCCAGATCTGGGACCAGAGAAGCACACCGCTCACCTTGGAGAGCCACTGGAATAGCCTCAACTTGGATCTTTGTTGGCGTCTTCCATCCTAACTGGTCACAAGCTTCACACAGGACATCTGTCACTCCCTAAACATTAGtgaaaagagagaagggaaatggaCATCACCAAGGAGACTTAAATTAAACCACAAAGTTAAATACATGCTGCAACAGAGCCAAGCTTGTCTCTAGCAGAGACAAACCCCATCAGGCCCTCAACACAACTACACGAAAGGGCAAGCAACCCACAGTGATCCCCACATCCACCAGTAACTTCATAGATCTGTTCAGAACCGATCGAGGTGACTGCCATCAGTAAGAAACAAGTCGTTTTTCCCCTAGTTTACACAAGGATCTTTCCCCACACCCCCAGctgtctctcttcccctctAGGAGTATCCCACGAGCATGGAAAAAGGAACACGCCTGGGCAAATTAACACAGCCGAACACACGGGCAGCCGGCTGAGGGGCACAGGCCGGAGCAACGCCAACCTGACCGGAGCAGAGGCCCGAACCCCCCGGACCTCCCATCGGGACACAGCGCCCCGCCCGCGGATCGAgacgcggcggcggcggcccacGTGTCTGCCCCGCCGCCCACCGCCGCCTCCGCCGGGCCTGGGGCCGCCTGCAGCCGCCGAGGGCCGCAACCCAGGGCGAGCGCGGCGGGGCAGCGTGGGGCACGGCCTGGCGCAGGGGGCTGTGCGAGgggctcccccctcccctttatatgcgggggggggcaggagggtgTTCCTCGGGAcgggggaaggagcagcaggggcAGAAGTGGCTCCAGCCCGGCCTTACCAGGTCCTTGAAGCTCCGTGGGTCTTCCACCGCCACCTCCGGCTCCTCCACTGCCGCCAGCTCCGCTGCCcgccctccctcctctcctgccgCCATTTTGGGCCGTCCCCGCCTCTATCGCGGCGCAGAGCACTCTGGGAGCTGTAGTCTTCCTTGGAGGCA
The Phalacrocorax aristotelis chromosome 1, bGulAri2.1, whole genome shotgun sequence DNA segment above includes these coding regions:
- the DDX47 gene encoding putative ATP-dependent RNA helicase DDX47 isoform X1 — its product is MAAGEEGGRAAELAAVEEPEVAVEDPRSFKDLGVTDVLCEACDQLGWKTPTKIQVEAIPVALQGRDIIGLAETGSGKTGAFALPILQALLDTPQRLFALVLTPTRELAFQISEQFEALGSSIGVHTTVIVGGIDTMSQSLALAKKPHVIIATPGRLVDHLENTKGFNLRALKFLVMDEADRILNMDFETEVDKILKVIPRDRKTFLFSATMTKKVQKLQRAALKNPVKCAVSSKYQTVEKLQQYYIFIPSKFKDSYLVYILNELAGNSFMIFCSTCNNTQRTALLLRNLGFTAIPLHGQMSQNKRLGSLNKFKAKARSILLATDVASRGLDIPHVDVVINFDIPTHSKDYIHRVGRTARAGRSGKSITFVTQYDVELFQRIEHLIGKKLPAFPMQEEEVMMLTERVAEAQRFARMELREQGEKKRSRNGDDDDTEEAIGVRNKVAGGKKKKRKAF
- the DDX47 gene encoding putative ATP-dependent RNA helicase DDX47 isoform X2; the encoded protein is MAAGEEGGRAAELAAVEEPEVAVEDPRSFKDLGVTDVLCEACDQLGWKTPTKIQVEAIPVALQGRDIIGLAETGSGKTGAFALPILQALLDTPQRLFALVLTPTRELAFQISEQFEALGSSIGVHTTTPGRLVDHLENTKGFNLRALKFLVMDEADRILNMDFETEVDKILKVIPRDRKTFLFSATMTKKVQKLQRAALKNPVKCAVSSKYQTVEKLQQYYIFIPSKFKDSYLVYILNELAGNSFMIFCSTCNNTQRTALLLRNLGFTAIPLHGQMSQNKRLGSLNKFKAKARSILLATDVASRGLDIPHVDVVINFDIPTHSKDYIHRVGRTARAGRSGKSITFVTQYDVELFQRIEHLIGKKLPAFPMQEEEVMMLTERVAEAQRFARMELREQGEKKRSRNGDDDDTEEAIGVRNKVAGGKKKKRKAF